Proteins encoded in a region of the Quercus lobata isolate SW786 chromosome 8, ValleyOak3.0 Primary Assembly, whole genome shotgun sequence genome:
- the LOC115955728 gene encoding protein PAIR1-like: METRVGGDRAKRIIDRLPFDGSFHTDSIGFAGGIWMLWDSERVDVSPLANTEQEIHASMKRFGSQEPENSVKKISCLPQPSCTQEESQMQISRSSSNLMRKWNSASVTDHRSQISEELEHRIGLMETSLNRFGMILDSVQSDGMQLNKGMKEVSLEMDSIRRKLIVRDNFLQSMVKPSAVMFEIWFLLTRFEIW, from the exons ATGGAGACTCGTGTTGGGGGTGATAGGGCAAAAAGAATCATTGATAGATTGCCTTTTGATGGATCATTTCACACGGACTCTATTGGGTTTGCGGGTGGTATTTGGATGTTGTGGGATTCAGAGAGGGTGGATGTCTCTCCGCTGGCTAATACTGAACAGGAAATACATGCTTCAATGAAG AGATTTGGTTCTCAAGAACCAGAAAACTCTGTAAAGAAGATTTCTTGCTTGCCTCAACCTAGTTGTACACAAGAAGAGAGTCAAATGCAAATCTCAAGATCTTCATCCAATCTAATGCGGAAATGGAATTCTGCTTCTGTTACAGATCATAGAA GTCAGATTAGTGAAGAACTTGAACATCGAATTGGAttgatggaaacttcattaaaCAGGTTTGGAATGATCCTGGATTCTGTTCAGAGCGATGGCATGCAACTAAACAAAGGAATGAAAGAAGTTTCACTGGAGA TGGACAGCATACGGCGGAAACTGATTGTTCGAGATAACTTTCTGCAGTCAATGGTAAAGCCTTCTGCTGTGATGTTTGAGATATGGTTTCTTCTAACACGTTTTGAGATATGGTAA
- the LOC115957001 gene encoding U-box domain-containing protein 33-like, translating into MDAMSYVLRRAARSPFSDEIECAQMLRRFSRPPFISYDGKTDPVEHVAVSTFRLGLLKDSKLRDLLTKRPPENMRQLMRRIEVYKRLEDDWAQSKGKALIASQYTKESRIKRRLAGSETMFSEEVKQRKEVEEALVKEREELEKLKNLKDQMMEELRIAKEEKALLKSQNEVLQKERDELQIERDNALQEAEGLRSKQAEASIQMFEFLPSEIEEATQGFDDSLIIGRGGYGNVYKGLLRQNQVAIKSLKSNGSQGPSEFGMEVRALSQLTHPNLVRLIGYCSEASVLVYEYHPNGNLEDRLNCKNESTPLSWQTRIHIVTELCSVLVYLHSRKPHSIVHGDLKPSNILLDANFKSKLSDFGLCRILCHERRSSNDTTQCHFTDPKGTFHYIDPEFCETRKLTRKSDVYSFGVILLQLLTGQRPHFEMENDVQVALDAGKLPSLLDPLAGDWPIKTAEELAHLALRCCDRYQRNRPDLSLEVRKVLEPMRASCVASSSSPGHKRKYLQVLAADSSTRFFTSSRGFEETAGQ; encoded by the exons ATGGATGCCATGAGTTATGTGCTGCGCAGAGCGGCCCGGTCACCATTCTCGGATGAGATTGAATGTGCTCAAATGCTGAGGAGATTTAGCAGACCACCATTTATCTCGTATGATGGGAAGACAGATCCCGTTGAGCAC GTGGCTGTAAGTACTTTCAGGCTGGGTCTACTTAAAGATTCGAAGTTACGTGACTTATTAACTAAGAGGCCTCCAGAGAATATGCGGCAACTTATGAGACGTATTGAAGTATATAAAAGGCTAGAAGATGATTGGGCGCAAAGTAAAGGAAAAGCACTTATCGCATCGCAATACACGAAGGAGTCTCG TATTAAGAGGAGATTAGCAGGTAGCGAGACAATGTTTAGTG AAGAGGtgaaacaaaggaaagaagttGAGGAAGCActagtgaaagagagagaagaacttGAAAAGTTGAAGAATCTGAAAGACCAAATGATGGAAGAACTTCGGATtgccaaagaagaaaaagcatTATTAAAGAGCCAAAATGAAGTGttacaaaaagagagagatgagttGCAGATTGAGCGTGACAATGCACTGCAAGAAGCTGAAGGGTTGAGAAGTAAACAAGCGGAGGCCTCTATACAAATGTTTGAGTTCTTGCCCTCTGAGATTGAAGAAGCTACTCAAGGCTTTGATGATTCCCTTATAATTGGACGAGGAGGATATGGGAACGTTTATAAAGGTCTCCTGCGTCAAAACCAAGTTGCTATAAAGAGTCTAAAATCTAATGGCTCGCAAGGCCCCTCAGAATTCGGAATGGAG GTTCGCGCATTGAGTCAGCTGACGCATCCCAATCTAGTCAGACTTATTGGATATTGTTCAGAAGCTTCTGTCCTCGTCTATGAGTATCATCCCAATGGAAACCTTGAAGATCGGCTCAACTGCAAGAACGAAAGTACTCCATTATCATGGCAAACTCGAATACACATTGTCACAGAGTTGTGCTCCGTCCTCGTTTATCTTCATTCTAGAAAACCTCACAGCATAGTACATGGTGATTTGAAACCCTCTAATATTCTTCTTGATGCCAACTTTAAGAGTAAACTTAGTGACTTTGGACTCTGCCGTATATTATGCCATGAAAGAAGATCAAGCAACGATACAACACAGTGTCATTTTACAGACCCAAAGGGCACTTTCCATTACATAGATCCCGAGTTTTGTGAAACAAGAAAGCTTACTAGGAAGTCAGACGTTTACTCATTTGGAGTCATATTACTACAATTGTTGACGGGCCAGAGACCACACTTCGAAATGGAAAACGACGTGCAAGTTGCCTTAGATGCTGGAAAGTTGCCATCCCTCTTGGATCCTTTGGCTGGAGACTGGCCAATTAAGACTGCTGAAGAGTTGGCTCACTTGGCCTTGAGGTGTTGTGACAGGTACCAAAGGAACCGACCAGACCTTAGCTTAGAGGTCAGGAAGGTACTTGAACCAATGAGAGCTTCATGTGTGGCCTCATCCTCATCCCCAGGCCATAAGAGGAAATATCTTCAAGTTCTAGCGGCAGACTCTAGTACAAGGTTTTTTACATCAAGCAGAGGCTTTGAGGAGACGGCTGGACAGTAG